The following DNA comes from Macaca thibetana thibetana isolate TM-01 chromosome 14, ASM2454274v1, whole genome shotgun sequence.
AATGCCTAGGCCATTACTGTAGGCTACTAGAGACTCTAAACACTTACACTTACACTTAGGGAGGGTCCATGTGGTAAGACATGTGAGTTCTCTAGAAGCTGAGAACTAGCCCGAGCCAATGACGAGCAAGAAAGTAGGAACTTCAGTTCTCCAATTGcatggaactgaattctgccaacttAAATTACCCCAAGAGGCTTGCTGACAACTTGATTCACTCTTATGAGACTCCAGAGAAGCTAAATGAGCCACTTGGTGCCTGGACTCCAACCCTAGAAACTATGAGgtaataaatgaatgattttagAAGCCGacaaatttgtggaaatttgttgcaagaaaaacaaagctaatACACAATGTATATTCTTGTGCAGGGAACTTATCAcatttttccaacattttatgATAATTTGGGACTTTCAGATTTTGCATTCCAGTACTAAATTTATGCCAAAGTATGAATTTTGCCAATATCTTAGCTCTCTAACTTTATTTGCATTTACATTTGTTCTTTTGGAGCACATAGTCTAATAATTCTTTAGAAGGGGATCTGTATTATTTATTGTAATCcttatttgatattttgatatcttTATACCATCAGAGGATATCTAAGGTGAATAATACTTTAAGAGtatatgtttaaatctttttctCCTCACAAATGAAATCTAGTTAGCCTAAATATGGGgggaaagattaaaataaatttgatcaCAATTACTATTATTCTGTAGACCTTTAGCATCCAAGTTTACAGATAAGCCTGTACAAGTTAACAACCTTTTATAATGTAGATTTACtgtgtgatttgaaaatatttgtctctaaaagaaaacaaaatggtaaAAACTCATTAGAAGTGATATAAGCAAGTAAGAAGCCAGTGAAACAGGCAGAATAAGATGCATTGACTATAGGTGAGTGAAATGCTAACCAGAAggatagataaatagaaaataggaTGAAACATACAGAGTAtcaggggaaagagagaaaaaaatacttcttCCATCATGCCATCACTGACCAGACAACTCTGTAACTCCAAATTGCCCTCCAATTAGTAACATCTAGTTTGGTGCCATTCTGGTCCCATGTGTTCCACTGCACCcccctcaaacacacacatacacacacacacacacacacacacacacaatctcttgGAATTATGTCATAGCTATCTCCAGTAACACTTACCACTGCATCTCTCTGACAGAGCAAATGTGTGCTGTTGACCCTGAGTAGCTTCTGTTTGTGGCCTTGCTCAATCCTCAATGCTGGTCCTTGTAACCTCATAATTAATCAGTAGAGAAGGATGATACAGTAGggaaagatacaaaatatatgtacagTATACACCCCAGGATGCTGCAAGTGTGGTCCTTCCATCCTGCTTGCCTCCTACCCTAAATGTGTTATCTTCCACCAGTGCCTACTTATTTTCCCTTGCCTCGTACTACAagttttaaattgattttatacCCCATGTGATTTCAGCATCATCCTTTTGTCTATGAGCTTTGGGAGGTGCTGTGTGTTTCAGAGATAGCCTAATGCACCTAAAACTAAtagtgcattttctttttgtttttgattttatttaaaatttttaagtgttcaatTTTTGGCTTTCTAGAATTTCAGCAAGCTAGATCTAACTCAAGAATATTTGGGGTGGAAGACAAGTAGGGaatatgtaacttttaaaatataggacATTCATTTACAGAAAGAATTACTGAAACTCAAACAGTTAAAATAAATTGTCCTCAATCTGGTAGAAATGAATCACTCATGATGTTCTAGTGATTTAATCtccagagaaggaaaataaaaaataatttcatataaattgagaTTAAAAATCATGTTCTTATATTCAGGGTTAGAGATATTCGACAGTATGTCAATGAATCCTCTAGTCAGTATTTTGttagaaagggagagagggtgaagtagaaaataaacagaaaaatagaggCAGGAAAGTAGAGTTGAATGAATAGCACTAGGGGAATGTATTCACTTACTCTACTACCCAAGAAGGAGCCACACTTGAGATATATTTCTGGACTGTAACTTTCATCTACTTTCTCATGAGAGAATTCAACCTTTATCCTATCTGCAAGGTGGAAAAAAAGTCACTCAACACTTAGCTGGTGTTTTGCTGCCCCCTCCCCCTTGGAATCTTCCTGGCTTCCAGGTCTCTTGCAGTATGAAAACTGAGGCAGGTGTCCCATCCTGGGATTGATTTAGTCCACAAAAGGGCAGGCTTTCCAAAAAGAGTCTGATTTTATCCTGGAGGTTACTTTCTCTTTAGTAGTTGTATGAGGAATAAAGAACACATTGTATTTATGATTTCCTTGTTACTTTTGCCAACTGATTCCACATCcagagaaaaatatgtatgtagGTTTGAGAGAACACATGAaagcatgtgatttttttttaacaagattcTTCAGATGTTACCACTTAAtccatcactttaaatattttcagatatatgaACAAGAAGTTAGACAAGATTCATTTTTGGTTCAAAGTTGTCATAAATTGTGACATCAATTAGaatattattttccccaaaaaataGCTCCTTCATATGCACAAAGCGAATGAACCCAAATTTTCAAACTCACTTGAAATTACTACTATatagaaaagaagtaaaactgatacaaaaagaagcaaaagaaaactacagaaaagcCAGAAGTAGGAAATAGAATAGTCTACTTTTTTCAACCTTACAGAGAGAATCTGATTTTAGCTATGTTTATACGTATCATTAGAAAGAAGTGAAATGGCAATTAATCAAAAAACTATATACCACAGTGTAATAGTTACTGAATCTCCATCCAGATTGTTGGCTAATGAGTACACCTTTACCCTTCACAAAACATAGGTGCCTGGAAAAATACCCTGTAAGTCAGGATTTCAGCTTTcttcacaaaagagaaataactattcaaatattcaaaactttatttttaaaggtagcCTTCACTACAAATGTAAAAGTCTGGGGAAGTTCCTTTTAACCCCATCCAAAGAGTTCATAAACACATGAAATAgaacaaattcatttttaaaacaacattattAAAACAGCAAAAGATAGCATCCATCGGCATTAGTGCAACTTCTGAAAGGTAGTGCAAAATCCTCAGGTAATCAGAGGACCAAGGTTACAAAGGTTGTTTTAACCACCAGAATTCAAAGCTCAATTCCTTTGCTTAGTTCGAGGAATAAAAATTACATAGTCCAACCAGAGAAAAAATTGTTCctataaggaagaaaaacaacaggCAGTAGTACTGATTAGAAGCTTTTACATAAAAATCTTAGATATTTCACTGTGGCTCAACTAGGGAGGAATAAAGGGATTGAGAAAGAGGGAATTGATTTTAAACTGCATAATTTACcacaatattataataatcccaATTTTAAACTGCAGAGTTGACTACAATATTGTAATGATCCAAGTATAGTCAATGCAATACTTACATATAGCTGttattaacaaataattataaaatttatataatagcATCTCAAATTTCAATTTAAGATGGTTAATAGATCTCTGAAATAAGAATATACAGGTTCTGTGTTTTCTGGGATCTAAGGTCCAAGAACTATAGACTATATGAATAGTTCTTAGGACTCAACTTTCCATTCAAGAGTGGAAAGTTGATTTTAGCTCTTCTGTTGTAGGCATTTTGTCCTTGCAGAACAAAACGCAAGAGTTAACACGCATATCAATTACTGTCTTCATGGTAATTCCCGGAAATTTCTAGTCCCATTCTATAGTAATGTTGTAGTCAAATTTTCATTCTTTGGTTGATCGGGATTCATAACATGAATAACTATTGAGTGTTTCTTGCAAATTGGTCACATTTTACTCAAAATAGTAATGAGAAATACTATGACAGAATATATCCCTAATCACCACAAATGCATGGTAACGATGATCCTAAACTGGAATTATATGGGCACATGCTGTAGAATATATGGTGTATGTCACCTTGAACCCTCaccttttttctcttaatataatGGAAAACATTTAGAGTACTAAGTCAAAGTACTCACCTAAATAATACTCCTGGATACACAAATTTCCTGCTTGATAATACTGAGTTTGGACTGTTTTCTTACATTTATCTGTATTATTCTGTATTACGTTTTGTTCAAGTAAAGGAGGCTTTCTGAAAAACAGGGAGAAAAACATATGCAGGGATTTGAGGCTGGTATATACATTACAGttatttttgcaatggctgggaATATGAGAATAGAAATAAACTAGACATTCTCTCTTTGGGTTTTAAAGGATAGAACACCAAATCAAGTCACTTCATGTTGAAACGGAAATTTGTTATTTTGCAGAAGGATGAGGAAAAGTTTCTAACAGAATGTTAATTAGAACTTTCCATTACCCCAGAATTAGTGATTGTGACCCAGAACTAAAATCAAAGTAGTTGCAAATGCCAGAAACTTTAAAATTTGCTGGACCAGATCTGGTATCTCTAAACATGTCACCCTATGGTCTATAGAAAATGATGAAATTCTGTTTTGCATTCCTGGCCTGGTAGGTGAGGAGTCTACTGAAATACTCCCCTTCTTTGTGAAGCCAAAGTAAGAGTGTTTTAAATGAAGACTTAGACACCGAGGATACCTACACTGGAGACTGGCATCTCACTTCTAAGTAGCATCTGCTCATGTAGCAGGCTGGTGTGTCTTCCACATATACCTCTTTAGTATGcgggaaaaaaaattgagacgTCCAAGAAGCAAAAAGAGTAGAGTGGGAGAGCCATACAACCCCAACATTTGGCAGGTGCTTTCCTACCAATACCTGGGATTGAGTTATTTCTGAAGTATAACAACTAGCAATGCTTTATGCATGCAGATTACTAATTATCTGTGTAGGGCTCCCCAAGAAATAAGAGGCTCAATGATCAACAACCAAGAGACTGAGGAGAGGTATCAAAAGTAACATCTGGGTGGAGCCGGTAAAGCATTATATAGATTGCCCCATCAAAATGTACACATTGGCATCTCTATGCCTTTAGTGAGCCCTAAAGACCCAAGCAAATTTGAGCAACATTTAGAGTGTATAGTAAAAACTTACTCGATCAAAGCTACTAGAAATGGATAACAACTGTGCCAGGTTGACActcatccttcctttctttttatcctttttctctaCCTTAACATGCCAAGGCAGGGAAGAAAGCAGAAGATAAAGTATGTATAGAGTAGGTTGAGCCCTCTTTTTCTCCAATCGTTTGTACCCAGGGCTGGCAGTAGTAAAGGAGGGGAACATTAAAATTGATATGAAATTGAGGTTTTCATTAAGCTTAATTTATCAtaggagaaaaaggcaaaagatatAATGGTATGGGAAGAGAAGACTTTATAGAACAGAACTGAGCTGagttactgaaaaagaaatacaatcatTTACTTATTATGCTTTTATATAGTTCGGATTATTCAAAAAGTAGATCATATTTAAAATTCCCACAGATACGTAATTGGGCCACATAAATAACTGAGCCAAGAATGAGCCAAGGTACCTCACCTCTGCATCTTCTACATTATTCTCCCATTGCAGAAGTGTTCttaaaaacaaggagaaaatggTGGTCATTAGCAAGTCTTCATTGTTATAACTCTGGGTAAATCAGAGACTGACTCtgttttactttgaaaattttggaagaaaaaaataattttgaatccCTTGGGCCATTCTCTTCCCTGGGACAATCAGCGGCAGAGTGGTGGTATGTTCATAGAGGAAATCAATAGTGCCTATGATAGCCTTGGGACTGGGCGGGTTGGAAGTGGTGGGTACAAAGAATgaccaggaaaagaaaagttCACTAACAAAATCctgttagagaagaaagaaaaaccaggcCAAATTCAGCTGATGCCCATCCACAGAGAGATCATTTAAACTATCCCTAGCCAGAGGAGAATCACCAATCCCAGtagtcagaacttgagttcctgTGAACCTCACCACAGAGGGCTAAAGTGCTCTGAGTCtctaaacttgaaaggcagtctaggccataaggactgcaactcttaggtgagtcctagtgctgaactgggcccagagacagtgaACTCGGGGAACACATGACCTACTAGGACACAAGCCATGTAGCTAAGGAGGTGCTGGCATTACCCCCACCTCTAAACCCAGGTTGCACAGCTTGTGGCTCCAAAAGAGagctctttcttccacttgaggagaggagaaagaagagtggggaggactttgtcttgcatcttgaatACCAGTTCAACCACAGCAGGAGAGGGCATTGGTCAGAGTTGTTAGTCCCCTCATTCCAGGTCCTAGCTTccagacatttctagacacacccttggccagaagggaacccactgcttTGATGGGAAGGATGCAGTCCTGGCAATATTTATCGCCTGCTAACTGAGAAGACCCTGGGCCCTGAATTATCAGCAGTGATAAGCAGGTACTACATTGAGGGCCTGGGGGGAGCCTATGAGACTTGCTGACTTCAGGTGGGACTTACCACagtcccagctgtggtggctatggggcaaaactcctgcttgagaaaaaaaagtccaggaccagacagattcacagctgaattctatcaggcattgaaagaaaaattggTGCCAACCCTATTGGCaatattccacaagatagagaaagagggaatcctccttaaatcgttctatgaagtcagtatcaccttaatatcaaaaccaggaaaggatataacaaaaaaagaaaactacaggccgatatccctgatgaacatagatgcaaaaatcctcaacaaaacactagcaaactgaatccaaaagGATATCAAAAAggttattcaccatgatcaagtgggttttacaCCAGGGATTCAGAGATGGTTTAAcacatgcaagtcaataaatgtaatacaccacataaacagaattagaaacaaaagtcacatgatcatctcaattgatgcagaagaaggatttgacaaaatccagcatccctttataaTTAAAACCCTCAGCGAAActggcatagaaggaacatagcttaaggtaataaaagccatctatgacaaactcacagcccacattatactgaacagggaaaagtaggaaagcattccccctgagaactagaacactacaaggatgcccacttccaccacttttattcaacatagtacaggaagtcctagccacagcaatcagacaagagaaagaaataaatggcatccagatcagtaaagaggaagtcaaactgtcactgtttgctgatgatatataatcgtatacctagaaaaccctaaacacCCATCCAAAAACCTCCAAGAACTGGTAACTGagtttagcaaagtttcaggatacaaaattaatgtacacaaatcaataactCTGCTATACACTAACAGCAACTAATccgagaatcaaatcaagaactcaacccctttcacaatagattaaaaaaaataaaataaaagacttggGAACATACCTAGCCAAGGgcatgaaagacctctacaaggaaaactacaaaacactgctgaaataaatcaaacAACACAAATAAGTGTTTCCATGGGATggaaaacacatcccatccttatggatgggtagaatcaatattgtgaaaatgaccatgctgccAAACACAATCTTcacattcaatgcaattcccatcaaaacacCAGCATCCTTCTTCACAGAACTTAGAgaaaacaaccctaaaattcaatggaaccaaaaaaggcctgcatagccaaagcaagactaaacaaaaagaacaaatctagaagcatcacattatccaacttcacactatactataaggccatagtcaccaaaacaatatggtactggtataaaaataggcagataagctaatggaacagaataaagaacccagaaataaagccaaaaacttaccaccaactgatcttcaacaaagcaaaccaaaatataaagtggggaaaggacaccctattcaacaaatggtgctgggataattagcaagccacatgtagaagaaatgaaactggatcctcttctctcaccttatacaaaaatcaactcatgatggatcaaagacttaaatttaagacctaaaaaccataaagattctagaagataacatcagaaaaacccttctagacattggcttaggcaaagacttcatgaccaagaacccaaatgcaaaaacaacaaaaacaaaggtaaatagataggacttaattaaactgaaaagcttctgtgcagcaaaagaaataatcagcagagtaaacagacaacccggagtgggagaaaaatcttcacaaactataCATCGACAAAGGACcaatacccagaatctataaggagttcaaatcagcaagaaaaaaaaacaatcccatcaaaaagtgggctaaggacatgaatagacaattctcagaagaagatatacaaatgactgacaagcatatgaaaaagtgctcaacatcacaatCATCAACACAATGATGAGAGAAATGCAGATcgaaaccacaatgcgataccacctcacttctgcaagaatggccataatcaaaaaatcaaaacataatagaTGTTGGAATGGATGGTgtaaaaagggaacatttttacactgttggtgggaatgtaaactagtacaaccactatggaacaTAGTGTGAAGATTCCTTTACAAAGTAAAAGTAAATCTATTGCTCGattcagtaatcccactactaggtatctacccagagaaaaagtcataatacaaaaaagatactcGCACATtcatgtttgtagcagcacaatctgcaattgcaaaaatatggaaccagcccaacaTGCCCATCAATCGAcaagcagataaagaaaatgtggtatacacataccatggaatactactcagcctgaaaaaggaaagaaacaatggcattcacagcaacctgaatggaatcaaagactattattctaagcaaagtaacttaggaatgaaaaaccagacatcatatgttctcattcatatgtgggagctaagctatcaggatgcaaaggcataagaatgatacattggactttggggactcaggggaaagggttgGGGGTGGcgagggataaaatactacacattgggtacagtatacaccattcaggtgatgggtgcaccaaaatctcagaaatcatcattaaagaatttatttatgtaaccaaacaccacccgTTCttccaaaacctattgaaattaaaaattaaaaaaattttaaatcagtagcatttctatatgtcaacaaTAAAcagtgtgaaaaataaattaaaaagtaatcccatttacaatagccacacacaaaattaaatatgtacgaattaaccaaagaagtgaaagatctctataatgaaaattataaaacactagaGAAAGTAATTAAAGAGGACACTcctaaaaaaaatggaaaaatattccatattcacggattggaagaatcaatattgctaacATATCAATAGTACCCaatgcaatctacagattcattgcAATCCCTACCAAATTCcaagacattcttcacagaaataggaaaaacaatcctaacatttatatagaatcacaaaagacccagaatagccaaagctatcctaagcaaaaaagaacaaaagtggaggaatcacattacctaacttcaaattatactacagagctatagtaaccaaaacagcatggtagtgacataaaaacagacacatagatcaatggaacagaataaagtaCCCAGAAacaacaaatccacacacctatagtgaactcatttttgacaatggaaccaagaacatacactggggaaaagacagtctctttcataaatagtgctgggaaactggatatccatatgcggAAGAACGAAACTAgttccctatctctcaccatatacaaaaagtcaaattgaaatggattaaaaatttaaatctaaaacctcaaactaagaaactaaaagaaaacattggggaaaatcttcaggacattggtctgggcagaAATGTCTTGAACAATaccctacaagcacaggcaaccaaagcaaaaatggacataTGTGACCACATCAAGttacaaagcttctgcacagcaaaggatacaatcaacaaagtaaagagacaactcAAAGACTGAGATAAAGTATttacaaactacccatctgacaggGGATTCatcaccagaatatataaagagctcaaacaacttttaggtgaaaaaaaataatttaataatctgataaaagaaaaattgggcaaaaggtttgaataaacatttctcaaaagatgacatacaaatggcagaCAGGCATTTGGAAatgtgttcaacatcattgatcagagaaatgtaaatcaaaagtgcaatgagatatcatctcaccccagttaaaatagcttgTATTCTGAAGACAAGCAATAGCAAATGCTAgtgagaatgtggaaaaaaagGAACCCTCATAAcctgttggtgagaatataagttagtacaaccactatgggaGACAGCTTGGAAGTTccctaaagaactaaaaatagagctaccatgtgatccagcaatcccactgctgagtgtatactcaaaagaaatcagtatgttgaagagatatctacactcccatgtttgttgcagcactgttcacaatagctaagatttggaagcaacttaagtgtccatttTATCCAGGTGGATGGATAAAggcaatgtggtacatatacacaatggagtactattcagccataaaaaaaagaataagatcccaTCATGTGCAACAACATGgctggaactggaagtcattaggTGAAATgagacaggcagagaaagacaaacatcgcatgttctcacttatttgtgggatctaaaaatcaaaacaattgaactcatggacatagagagtagaagaatggcaATCAAAGACCAGGAAAGGTAGTGGGAGGTTGGGGGAGCAGGGAGGTGTGGTTGGTTAATGCataccaaaaaaatagaaaaaaataaataagacctactatttgatagcacaacagggtgactgtagtcaataataacttaattgtgcattttaaaataagcaaaagagacTAATTAGATTgtgacacaaaggataaatgcttgaggggatggataccccattctccatgtgATTATTATGCAATGCATTCCTGTataaaaacatctcatgtaccccataaatatatatacctactatgtacccacaagaattaaaaatttaaaaaaaatttttaaaccacAATTTCTCCATCAGCTACCAGAGAAACAAATAggttcattttattaataaaatacattgagACAGTCagctttatatataaacatatatataattatatgacaTATCTACACatataaaagaacagaacacTATCCATCAGTCAGACAGGTCTAAGGGCTGGACCTCAGCATATTTTCTAACATCTTTACTCTCATCGGAAACACCTTCCAGCCAAGCAAATGTTAGAGAACCTTAATCTCTGTAGCCAGCTAGACTTACCTTTCAAGGGAGCATCTTACTGGGATGAAAGTTCTGATATTCAAAAACATTGGTTGATATCTGACGAAACTCTCAATAAGAATGCCCCATGGGCGTTcctgaagagaataaaaaaggtATGAACTTGTTTTACTTAAATCTAACAGTTCAAAAATAAgagttaaagtttttaaaatacagaaatttttattttctattaggtCAAAGGACAACAGAGCTAagcaataaaatgtttatgtttagaAAACACCCAAGTAATAGCTCCTGACATTATGCCACAGACATTTTGTTGTCTGTCAATGTGTAGACGACTCCTGATCACATTTGTTTAAGTGTAAGGCCCTGATTTTGGCAGACCTGTATTATAGGACAGGCTCTGCAACTTACTCTGAGTATGAATTTTGActaaatatttcatcatttcaGAGCAGGTTCTACCTTCCCTActcataaaatggagataatatagCTCAGGGGTTGTCAAACTGGCCAGAGAATATTTCAGTCTTTGCAGACTGTACTAGCTGTCTTGAAAATACAGacctacctcattttattgcatttcactCTATCACACTTCACAGATAATGCATTTTCTACAAACTAAAGACACGTAGCAGTCCTGCACTGAGAAAGTtgagcaccatttttccaacagcacgtGCTCACTTCACGTCTCCGCGTCATATTTTGATCATTTCACagtatttctagtttttcattaTGGTATCTATTGTGatttgtgatcagtgatctttaatgttactattttaattgttttggggcaccaggAACCATGCTCCTACAGACagcaaacttaataaatgttgtatatattcctactgctccactgaccagccattcttgtctctcttcctcttctcaggCCTCTCTATTCTCTGAGACAACAATGTCAGATATTAATAATCCTACAACAGCCTCTAAGTGTTCACATGAAAAGAAGAGTTGCATATCTCTTACTTTGAATCGAAAGCTAGAAATgtttaagcttagtgaggaaggcatgtcaaaagccaagataaaccaaaagctaggcctcttgtgccccACAGTCAAGTTTTAGatgaaaggaaaagttattgaaggaaattaaaagtgctactccagtgaacaccccaatgataagaaagcaaaacagtcttatttctgatatagagaaagttttagtggtctaaaGTTTTAGAAAGTTTTAGCTACAACATCGCTCATGCCAGAGCCTAATTCAGAGCAAGGCTCTAATTCTTTTCAACTCTATAAAGACAGAcaggtgagaaagctgcagagGCGAAgcttgaagctagcagaggttggttcatgagctTTAAGGAAGAAGTCATCCCCATGAAAGTGAAAGGTGAAGTTGCAAGTGCTAATTgaaaagctgcagcaagttatccagaaaatgTAGCTAAGATTACTGATGAAAGTGGCTACAATAAACAGATTTTCAACACAGATGAAAAACCCTTACATTGGAAGAAGATGTCGTTTGGACTTTCACAGCTGTTGAGAAgccaatgcctggcttcaaagctgcaaaggacaggctgactgtTAGGAGCTAATGTAGCTGGtaattttaagttgaagccaaagTGCATTTACCCTTCCAAAACTCCTacggcccttaagaattatgccaaATCTACTCGGCTTATTCCCtgtaaataaaatcacaaacCCTAGataacagcacatctgtttatagcatggtttacagaacattttaagcCTACTGTTGAGAGCTGCTATTCAGAAAacaagatttctttcaaaatgttactaTTCCTTGACAACACATCTAGTCAATCAAGAGCTCTGATAAAGATGTGCCAGGAGatcaatgttgttttcatgcctactaACACCACATCCAtcctgcagcccatggatcaaggagtaattttggctttcaagtctttttttcagaaatatatttcgt
Coding sequences within:
- the LOC126935527 gene encoding oocyte-secreted protein 4A-like; translation: MKISGVLGGLLILFASTHALENMFVECTESWLLVEIRRAPLVENLQPQHYELSLGNDCPVTRVTNDIFEFRYALDFCGIMKYERPWGILIESFVRYQPMFLNIRTFIPVRCSLERKPPLLEQNVIQNNTDKCKKTVQTQYYQAGNLCIQEYYLGTIFSLVGLCNFYSSN